The genomic region CCATGGCGGTCTCGAACAGGCGGCTGTGCTTCAGCCCGCGCTGCTCGGCCAGCCGGTCCATGAGGCCCTGGAGGATCGTGGCGCGCGGGTCCTTGGTCTTGTACTCCCGGTGCCCCATGCCCCAGATTTTTTCCTTGCGCGCCAGCCTGGCGTCGATGATCCGGTCCACGTTCTTGGCATCGCCGATCTCCATCAGCATCTCCACCACCTTCTCGTTGGCACCGCCGTGCAGCGGGCCGGACAGGGTGCCGATGGCGCCGGCGATCACGCCGTAGGGGCTGGCCAGGGTCGAGCCGGCCACCAGCACGGCGAAGGTCGAGGCATTGATAGTGTGCTCCGCGTGCAGGATCAGGCACACGTCCAGAATGCGCGCAAAGAGGGGATCGGGCTGCTTGCCCTTGAGCATGTAGAGGAAGTTTTCCGCGTGGGTCAGGTCGTCGCGGGGCGGCACCGGGTCGTTGCCGTTGCGGATGTGCTCCCACATGGTGACGAGGGTGGGCATGCGCGCGATGATGCGCACGGACATCTTGTGCACGTAGTCGAGATCGCTGCGCGGGCCGTTGGCCAGCAGATCGTAGGCCGGATAGAACATGCCCAGGCTGGCCACCGCCGTCTGCAGCATGTCCATGGGATGGCCGGTCACCGGCATGAACTTCATCATTTCGCGGACGTTGTACTTCACCCGCCGCGTGTTGCGCATGGCCCGATCGAACTCCTCCAGGGCCGCGGCCGTGGGCAACTGGCCGTCCAGCAGGAGCAGCGCCGTTTCCTCGAAAGTGCTGTGTTCCGCCAGGGTTTCGATGGGAAAGCCGCGATACTCCAGCAGGCCGGCGCGCCCATCGATGAACGAGATGTTGGAGCGCGTGGCGGGCACGCCCTCCAGACCCGGCAGATACTCCGGCAGCTTGTCCTGCATTTTGTCTCCTCGACCGCTCAAGACGCCACGAAAAAGGGAGGCCGGAGCCTCCCTTGGTCCCAGGACGAATTTTAACAGATTAAGCGGAAAAAGAAGAACCGCAGCCGCAGGTGGTGGTGGCGTTGGGGTTCTTGATGACGAACTGGGCGCCCTCCAGCCCCTCGGAGAAATCGATCTCCGCGCCGGCCAGGTACTGGTAGCTCATGGGATCGATCAGCAGGGTCACGCCGTGCTGCTCCACCGCGGTGTCACCATCCTGGGTGTTCTCGTCGAAGGTGAAACCGTACTGGAAGCCGGAACAGCCGCCGCCGGTCACGAAGACCCGCAGCTTCAGATCGGCATTGCCCTCTTCCTCGATCAGGCCCTTCACCTTGTTGGCCGCGCTCTCGGTCAGGGTCAGCGCCGCCGGCATCTCGTCCACGGTTTGCGTCGCAGTGGTCATTACTACCTCCATCAATTGGGATTGGGATGAATTCTCGCAGGGCCGCACAGACTTCGTTTGCGAAAGTCCTTACCCGACTATTCTGCTCGGACAATCGGCGCGGCGTCAAGTTCAACGCGGCCGGGGCAGCCGGTGTCCGCAGGCCACCCCGGGGTTTCAGGACAGTGGAAGCTCAGGGCATCAGCGCCACATCTTCCAGCCCCATGGCCTCCGGCAGGCCGAAGAGCAGGTTCATGTTCTGCACCGCCTGCCCGGAAGCGCCCTTGACCAGGTTGTCGATCACCGACAGCACCACCACCTGCCCCGGGCGCGGCTGGTGCACCGCGATCCGGCAGACATTGGCGCCGCGCACGCTGCGGGTGGCCGGGTGGCTGCCGGGCGGCAGCACGTCCACGAAGGGCTCCTCGCGGTAACGGGCCTCGTACAGAACCTGCAGGTCGGCGGCATCGATGTCGCGGGTCAGGCGCCCGTACAGGGTGGCATGGATGCCGCGGATCATGGGCGTCAGGTGGGGCACGAAGGTCACGCGCACCTCGCCGCCGGCCCAGCAGGACAACTCCTGCTCGATCTCGGGCTGGTGCCGGTGGCCGGACACGGCATAGGCCGAAAAGCTGTCGCCCGCCTCGCACAGGAGATTGGGCAGCTTGGCCGCCCGGCCCGCCCCGCTGGCGCCCGACTTGGTGTCGGCGATGAGGCTGTGCGGGTCCAGCAGCCCGGCTTCCAGCAGCGGCAGAAAACCCAGTTGCGTGGCGGTCGGGTAGCAGCCGGGATTGGCGATCAGTTGCGCCTCGCGGATCGCCGCCCGGCGCGTCTCCGGCAGGCCGTAGACGGCCTTTTCCAGCCAGTCCAGGGCCCGGTGCTCCATACCGTACCAGCGGGCGAAGGTTGCCGGATCGCGCAGGCGGAAATCGGCGCCCAGATCGATCACCTTCACGCCCGCGGCCAGGAGCTGCGGCGCCAGGTCCATGGCCACGCCGTGGGGGGTGGCGAAGAAGACCACGTCGCAGGTAGCGGCCAGCGCCGCCGGGTCCGGCTCGCTGAAGCTCAGCTCGCAATGCCCGCGCAGGTTGGGAAAGAGCGCATCCACCCGCATGCCCGCCTCGGCCCGCGAGGTGATGGCCGTCACCCGCGCCCCGGGATGCCTGGCCAGCAGGCGCAGCAGCTCGACGCCCGTATAACCCGTTCCACCGACGATACCGACACGTATTTGCATGGGAGTACACGCTCAGCAAAAAACCACGCCGCGCAGACAGGCGGCACGGCCAAAAAGAAACCCCGCCGCGCAGGCCCAATGCCGCCGCGGCGAAGCATCATGAATCGTGGATTTTACGCCGAATCCGGCGCGAACGGAATGCCGCAGGGCTTGGCAGGCCATCCCGCAGGCGTGGCGGCACGTAGCGAGCGCCGTTGATCGCGAGCAAGCTCGCTCCTACAGCCACGATGCCACATGCGGACGTAGGAGCGAGCTTGCTCGCGATAAAAAACCGTCCCGCGACAACACAACCGGAAACAACGACGCACGCCCATCCAGGGCAAGCTTGGCGCGCAACGCAACAAGATTCGGCCCAGCGCAAGCACTGCCCGGCATGCCGCACGCAGCAGAACAGCAGCCCAAAAAACAAAAGGCCGTCCGGCGGAACCGGACGGCCAAGACCCTGAGGGCCTTATTCTTGTTTCTTAACTGCTTTTTAGAAAGCCACCTGCAGGCGGGCAGCCAGGACGTTTTCGACATTGTCACCGGCCACGATAGCGCCACGGCCATCGTTCAGCAGGGTGGTCGCCGCATTGGCATCCGCGT from Thermithiobacillus tepidarius DSM 3134 harbors:
- a CDS encoding citrate synthase — its product is MQDKLPEYLPGLEGVPATRSNISFIDGRAGLLEYRGFPIETLAEHSTFEETALLLLDGQLPTAAALEEFDRAMRNTRRVKYNVREMMKFMPVTGHPMDMLQTAVASLGMFYPAYDLLANGPRSDLDYVHKMSVRIIARMPTLVTMWEHIRNGNDPVPPRDDLTHAENFLYMLKGKQPDPLFARILDVCLILHAEHTINASTFAVLVAGSTLASPYGVIAGAIGTLSGPLHGGANEKVVEMLMEIGDAKNVDRIIDARLARKEKIWGMGHREYKTKDPRATILQGLMDRLAEQRGLKHSRLFETAMAVEKAAERRLAEKGVYPNVDFYSGVLYYEMGIKTDLFTPIFAMARSAGWLAHWREQLSDNRIFRPTQVYTGERQREYVPLERRGAEA
- the erpA gene encoding iron-sulfur cluster insertion protein ErpA, coding for MTTATQTVDEMPAALTLTESAANKVKGLIEEEGNADLKLRVFVTGGGCSGFQYGFTFDENTQDGDTAVEQHGVTLLIDPMSYQYLAGAEIDFSEGLEGAQFVIKNPNATTTCGCGSSFSA
- the argC gene encoding N-acetyl-gamma-glutamyl-phosphate reductase; its protein translation is MQIRVGIVGGTGYTGVELLRLLARHPGARVTAITSRAEAGMRVDALFPNLRGHCELSFSEPDPAALAATCDVVFFATPHGVAMDLAPQLLAAGVKVIDLGADFRLRDPATFARWYGMEHRALDWLEKAVYGLPETRRAAIREAQLIANPGCYPTATQLGFLPLLEAGLLDPHSLIADTKSGASGAGRAAKLPNLLCEAGDSFSAYAVSGHRHQPEIEQELSCWAGGEVRVTFVPHLTPMIRGIHATLYGRLTRDIDAADLQVLYEARYREEPFVDVLPPGSHPATRSVRGANVCRIAVHQPRPGQVVVLSVIDNLVKGASGQAVQNMNLLFGLPEAMGLEDVALMP